The Methanohalophilus portucalensis genome window below encodes:
- a CDS encoding succinate dehydrogenase/fumarate reductase iron-sulfur subunit, whose protein sequence is MVYLKIKRQDESREWYDSFEIEETAGMTVLEALFYVQEHMDGSLCFRYACRGAVCGSCGMLINRVPRLACRTQVGIAKKENTREGSDDIFVAGQKSEAENEVILIEPLSNLEVIRDLIVDMDTFYNLVDSIKPWINSPEQHPEGGNLVSPDLREKIEKYTNCILCACCHGACPVAARDDTYLSPATLAKAWRMHLDPRENNASRKERLDFVDSESGVWGCDLVYKCVAVCPKKVPPTMGIKALREQIEKNKEN, encoded by the coding sequence ATGGTTTACCTGAAAATCAAGCGCCAGGATGAAAGCAGGGAGTGGTATGATTCTTTCGAGATTGAGGAAACTGCAGGGATGACGGTACTGGAGGCCCTCTTCTATGTGCAGGAACACATGGATGGCAGTCTTTGTTTCAGGTATGCATGCCGGGGTGCCGTATGCGGGAGTTGTGGAATGCTTATCAACAGGGTTCCCCGGCTTGCCTGCAGGACACAGGTAGGCATTGCTAAAAAAGAAAATACCAGAGAAGGTTCAGATGATATATTTGTAGCAGGTCAGAAATCAGAAGCAGAAAATGAAGTAATCTTAATTGAACCCCTGTCTAATCTGGAGGTAATTCGTGATCTGATTGTGGATATGGATACATTCTATAATCTGGTGGATTCTATCAAGCCCTGGATAAATTCTCCTGAACAACATCCTGAAGGGGGTAACCTGGTGAGTCCGGACCTGCGGGAAAAGATTGAGAAGTATACCAACTGTATACTGTGCGCCTGTTGTCACGGTGCATGTCCGGTGGCTGCAAGAGATGACACGTATCTCAGCCCTGCAACTCTTGCAAAGGCCTGGCGTATGCATCTCGATCCCCGGGAGAATAATGCCAGTCGTAAGGAAAGACTGGATTTTGTTGATTCAGAGTCTGGTGTATGGGGTTGTGACCTTGTCTATAAATGTGTGGCAGTCTGCCCGAAAAAAGTTCCACCCACAATGGGTATTAAGGCACTCAGAGAGCAAATTGAAAAGAACAAAGAAAATTAA
- a CDS encoding potassium channel family protein, giving the protein MCPKEIKYSPTNLKDLLIQMKDTSELMVDLAYSAMVYDDEDIAEEVLRLEERMDTYYYHMNMAAMLSTRRVEEAEEMTGVLQVASSSEKIANAAADIAQIVLMQMGIPLELKMALREAEETILRVTVSDDSSMSGYTLGDLELDTETGMWLIAIRRQNDWIYDPDHSTRIRSGDVLFARGHDEGVPLLIKLATNKEYVLRDNSHERLLRDLEKAVDIIVDMKNMAEMSVGLAYFAILYDNNDIAEEVRAIESEMDVMKYDLQHWVLETAKHVSDVDELKGLLHLANASEAISDAAYGIADTVLRDIELHPIITLAVRGSDEVITRVEVEDCSPIVGDTLGELQLATETGVHIMAVKRAGRWLYSPSARTRVEGGDILIGRGSRTGEEALLEMCACPVRED; this is encoded by the coding sequence ATGTGTCCCAAAGAGATCAAATACAGCCCTACTAATCTCAAAGACCTTCTTATTCAAATGAAAGACACGTCAGAACTGATGGTAGATCTTGCTTACTCTGCTATGGTTTATGACGATGAGGATATTGCTGAGGAAGTCCTCCGCTTAGAAGAGAGGATGGATACTTACTACTATCACATGAACATGGCTGCAATGTTAAGCACCCGTCGTGTTGAGGAAGCCGAAGAAATGACTGGTGTGCTTCAGGTAGCTTCCTCTTCTGAAAAAATTGCAAATGCAGCTGCTGATATCGCTCAAATTGTCCTGATGCAAATGGGTATTCCGCTGGAACTAAAAATGGCACTCAGAGAAGCTGAAGAAACCATTTTAAGGGTAACAGTAAGCGATGATTCCAGCATGAGTGGCTATACGCTGGGTGATCTTGAACTTGATACTGAAACAGGGATGTGGCTTATTGCTATCAGGCGCCAGAATGATTGGATATACGATCCGGATCATTCAACACGCATACGTTCCGGGGATGTCCTGTTTGCAAGGGGACATGATGAAGGGGTCCCTCTTCTAATCAAATTAGCTACAAACAAAGAGTATGTTTTGCGGGATAATTCACACGAGCGGTTATTAAGAGACCTGGAAAAAGCCGTGGATATCATCGTAGATATGAAAAACATGGCTGAAATGTCTGTAGGACTTGCCTATTTTGCCATACTCTACGACAATAATGACATAGCAGAAGAGGTGCGTGCCATTGAATCTGAGATGGATGTCATGAAATATGATCTCCAGCACTGGGTACTCGAAACCGCAAAACACGTATCTGATGTTGACGAGCTCAAGGGTCTATTACATCTTGCCAATGCATCTGAAGCCATCTCTGATGCTGCTTATGGTATTGCTGATACGGTGCTCAGGGATATAGAACTGCATCCCATTATTACTCTTGCCGTCAGGGGTTCGGATGAAGTTATCACGAGGGTTGAAGTGGAAGACTGCTCTCCTATTGTCGGTGATACTCTCGGGGAACTGCAGCTTGCCACGGAGACAGGAGTTCACATAATGGCTGTAAAAAGAGCAGGCAGATGGCTTTACAGTCCAAGTGCCCGCACCCGTGTTGAGGGTGGCGACATCCTTATAGGACGTGGTTCCCGCACCGGGGAAGAGGCTCTGCTGGAAATGTGCGCCTGCCCGGTGAGAGAGGACTGA
- a CDS encoding FAD-dependent oxidoreductase — MIEHDIIVIGGGLSGLRAALEAKNHGADVAVISKVPPIRSHSVAAQGGINASIGSDDSWDSHAYDTVKGSDYLADQDTVEILCKEAPERVYEMENWGTLFSRTEDGKIAQRPFGGAGFPRTCYAGDRTGHNLLHTLYEQVLRSGVRIYNEWMVTRLATDSNRCTGFVALNLLDSELETFRAKAVILATGGYGRIYQRSTNSIINTGFGISLAYRAGVPIQDMEFVQFHPTTLWGANILITEGVRGEGGYLYNKDHERFMDQYAPDSMELAPRDIVARSIQTEIDEGRGFPGGYVQLDITHLGKELINERLSGIRQICIDFAGVDPIKEPIPVQPGHHYSMGGISSGKDGLTPLDGLYAIGECACISVHGANRLGGNSLLDTIVFGKRAGEHAANAVKNIDMPSEDSLNESLAEERSNIDSMMGDSGESFADVKDELRQTMQKYVGVYRNREDLETGLASVKGLEKRGENIHVKSRVRAFNMELTNVLEVKGMLNIARVITEGALVREESRGAHYRTDFLERDDGNWLKHTLAYLEDGEPKLKYKDVTITQFQPKRREY, encoded by the coding sequence ATGATAGAACATGATATTATAGTGATAGGTGGAGGTTTATCCGGTCTCAGGGCTGCGCTTGAGGCTAAAAATCATGGGGCTGATGTGGCAGTAATCTCGAAAGTTCCACCCATCCGCAGCCATTCCGTAGCTGCACAGGGAGGGATAAATGCATCCATAGGTTCCGATGACAGCTGGGACAGTCACGCCTATGATACAGTAAAAGGGAGTGATTACCTTGCAGATCAGGATACAGTCGAAATTCTTTGCAAGGAGGCCCCCGAAAGAGTTTATGAAATGGAGAATTGGGGAACACTGTTTTCCCGCACTGAAGATGGGAAAATAGCCCAGCGCCCTTTCGGAGGTGCCGGCTTTCCCAGGACATGTTATGCCGGGGACAGAACGGGGCATAATTTGCTGCACACCCTGTACGAACAGGTGTTAAGGTCCGGTGTCAGGATCTACAATGAGTGGATGGTAACCCGCCTGGCTACGGATAGCAATAGGTGCACTGGCTTTGTGGCACTCAATTTGCTTGATTCTGAGCTGGAAACGTTCAGGGCCAAAGCGGTTATACTTGCAACAGGCGGTTACGGACGTATATACCAGCGTTCCACGAACTCCATAATCAATACAGGTTTTGGAATAAGTCTGGCCTACCGCGCCGGAGTTCCCATTCAGGACATGGAGTTTGTACAATTCCATCCAACTACGTTGTGGGGTGCCAATATACTGATAACCGAGGGTGTAAGGGGGGAAGGGGGCTACCTCTACAACAAAGACCATGAAAGATTCATGGATCAATATGCACCTGACTCAATGGAACTGGCTCCCAGAGATATCGTTGCACGTTCCATCCAGACCGAGATCGATGAAGGACGGGGCTTTCCCGGAGGTTATGTGCAGCTTGATATAACCCATCTGGGTAAGGAACTGATCAATGAGCGACTGAGCGGCATCCGTCAGATATGTATTGATTTTGCCGGAGTGGATCCTATAAAGGAGCCGATTCCGGTACAACCGGGCCATCATTACTCCATGGGGGGCATCTCTTCCGGCAAAGATGGATTGACACCGCTGGACGGATTGTACGCAATTGGGGAATGTGCCTGTATCAGTGTGCATGGGGCAAACCGGCTGGGAGGCAATTCATTACTTGATACAATTGTATTTGGAAAAAGAGCAGGGGAACATGCGGCCAATGCTGTGAAAAACATTGATATGCCTTCTGAAGACAGCCTCAATGAAAGCCTTGCGGAAGAAAGATCCAATATTGATTCAATGATGGGTGACAGCGGGGAAAGTTTTGCCGATGTAAAAGATGAATTAAGACAGACCATGCAGAAATATGTGGGTGTTTATCGCAACCGTGAAGATCTTGAAACCGGGCTTGCAAGTGTGAAGGGCCTGGAAAAACGGGGTGAAAACATCCATGTGAAAAGCAGGGTCAGGGCATTCAATATGGAATTGACGAATGTACTTGAAGTTAAAGGAATGCTGAATATTGCCCGGGTTATAACTGAAGGTGCACTGGTGCGGGAGGAAAGCCGGGGTGCGCATTACAGGACCGATTTTCTGGAAAGGGATGATGGAAACTGGCTCAAGCACACTCTTGCCTATCTGGAGGATGGCGAACCTAAGCTGAAATACAAGGATGTGACGATTACGCAGTTCCAACCAAAAAGGAGGGAATACTGA
- a CDS encoding magnesium transporter — MSYYTIGSIVKSSAPILFLTSFIGLFAGQIMNSHLDSLISFPILLLLIPALIKIGGDTGSMLGARLASAFHMGLGTTRIHKNPVVRNSLIAAFIVGIVASCFLSVVVWIVGMIVYDGIEFTTLFTISVLACLVELVIVYAVTLVVAVASHKFGLDPDDTVIPIIATIGDVVGISAIFGVIALLEFV; from the coding sequence ATGAGTTATTACACCATTGGAAGCATTGTAAAAAGCAGTGCACCGATCCTTTTCCTGACTTCTTTCATCGGTCTTTTTGCAGGTCAGATCATGAACTCGCATCTGGATAGTTTGATCTCATTTCCGATCCTTTTACTCCTGATACCCGCATTGATAAAAATAGGTGGGGATACCGGCAGCATGCTTGGAGCAAGACTGGCCTCGGCTTTTCATATGGGTCTTGGTACCACACGTATCCATAAGAATCCTGTTGTACGCAATAGCCTGATAGCCGCTTTTATTGTAGGTATTGTAGCTTCCTGTTTCCTGAGTGTAGTGGTATGGATTGTGGGGATGATTGTTTACGATGGTATAGAGTTTACAACCCTCTTCACCATCTCGGTACTGGCATGCCTGGTAGAACTGGTCATAGTATATGCAGTAACACTGGTTGTAGCAGTTGCATCTCACAAATTCGGGCTTGATCCGGATGATACCGTTATTCCTATAATTGCAACTATCGGTGATGTTGTAGGGATCTCTGCCATATTTGGAGTTATAGCATTGTTGGAGTTTGTCTGA
- a CDS encoding cobalamin B12-binding domain-containing protein — translation MTSEDEILGQLYKSFIENNEEGVHRAIDKWFERGYEEKQLLFKLIEAQEEVARRFEENECFLATLINSTTILQKSNKLITEKMANKGFASKNKATVVIGTVKNDTHDLGKNIAACRLQIAGFKVVDLGRDLPTSEIVDATINNKADILAVSSMTSITMDNLKEIVDLVKEKGYRENVKIIVSGAPVTKEYADRIGADAYVRTASEAVETAENFISQKC, via the coding sequence ATGACATCAGAAGACGAAATTCTCGGGCAATTATACAAATCCTTTATAGAAAACAATGAAGAAGGAGTACACAGGGCTATCGATAAGTGGTTTGAAAGAGGTTATGAGGAAAAACAACTCCTATTCAAACTTATTGAAGCTCAGGAAGAGGTTGCCAGACGATTTGAAGAAAATGAATGTTTCCTTGCCACTTTGATTAATTCAACAACCATTCTTCAAAAATCCAACAAGCTCATCACTGAAAAAATGGCCAACAAAGGTTTTGCTTCTAAAAATAAGGCAACTGTAGTCATAGGAACTGTAAAAAACGATACGCATGACCTGGGAAAAAATATTGCTGCATGCAGGCTGCAAATCGCAGGTTTCAAGGTAGTTGACCTTGGAAGGGATTTGCCTACATCAGAAATTGTTGATGCTACCATTAATAATAAAGCCGACATACTTGCAGTGTCATCAATGACAAGCATCACAATGGATAACCTCAAGGAAATAGTTGATTTGGTAAAAGAAAAAGGATACAGAGAAAATGTAAAAATAATAGTCAGTGGTGCTCCAGTAACAAAGGAATACGCTGATAGAATCGGGGCAGATGCGTATGTTAGGACTGCATCAGAAGCCGTGGAAACTGCAGAGAATTTTATAAGCCAGAAATGCTGA
- a CDS encoding PAS domain-containing sensor histidine kinase, which translates to MNKELFDLWEDNIAIISPDGIISYANESWKQFAKDNGLNPEECNAGANYLKVCEKATGKNSDEAQIALDGIKDVIYGNKNTFKLEYPCHSPEKQRWFLMKVTPLSKEKPTNVLLQHIDITERKSVEKALKKSEQRFKEIYLESPIPIEVYNSEGHLIDVNTSCLKLFGISDVAEVKGFNLFDDPNLPAYTREQLLAGETVEYETTFDFELVKKLDLYNTSRSGIIYVNVKISALCMDCIDGYLVHVQDITNHKVAQAKVKQSEKRLDLALKGTKAGIWDWYVQTGEAFFNERWAEIVGYTLDELKPINIQTWINLTHTNDYKRAEKLLNKHFAGETEFYECQLRMKHKKGHWVWIEDRGCVVEWSKDGNKPIRMTGTHIDITNRKNAEDAIIQSKILAEEANRTKSEFLANMSHELRTPLNSIIGYSQILDQNSSGNLNEKELKYLSNIFNSGSHLLDLINDILDISKVEAGKMDYEPEQINLSQTIKIVIGLVKPLAMKKSINLQFINTTDFFEISADNVKVKQILHNLLSNAIKFTPVNGEVKVCLSTVGNTAQISVSDTGIGIPENKQKSIFDPFKQADSSTNREYGGTGLGLALVKKYVEMHGGDIWIESEVGKGSTFTFTIPLN; encoded by the coding sequence TTGAATAAGGAATTATTTGATTTATGGGAAGATAATATCGCAATTATTTCTCCAGATGGAATAATATCCTATGCCAATGAGAGCTGGAAACAATTTGCAAAAGATAATGGTTTGAATCCAGAAGAATGTAATGCAGGTGCCAATTATCTGAAGGTATGTGAAAAAGCAACAGGTAAAAATTCAGATGAAGCCCAAATTGCATTAGATGGCATAAAAGATGTAATATATGGCAATAAAAATACTTTTAAACTGGAATATCCCTGCCATAGCCCGGAAAAGCAGCGCTGGTTTTTGATGAAAGTTACACCTCTTTCTAAAGAAAAACCAACAAATGTCCTTCTGCAACACATAGATATCACTGAACGTAAATCTGTGGAAAAGGCATTAAAGAAAAGTGAACAAAGGTTTAAGGAAATTTATTTAGAATCGCCAATCCCAATTGAAGTTTACAATTCTGAAGGACACTTAATCGATGTGAATACTTCCTGCTTGAAGCTTTTTGGTATATCTGATGTTGCAGAGGTAAAAGGTTTCAATCTTTTTGATGACCCAAATTTACCTGCTTATACAAGAGAACAGTTGCTTGCCGGTGAAACGGTTGAGTATGAAACGACTTTTGATTTTGAACTTGTCAAAAAACTAGACTTGTATAATACAAGTCGTTCAGGTATTATTTATGTAAATGTGAAAATATCTGCATTATGTATGGATTGTATAGATGGTTATCTTGTACACGTTCAGGATATAACGAACCATAAAGTGGCGCAAGCAAAAGTCAAGCAAAGTGAAAAACGATTGGATCTTGCATTAAAAGGTACTAAAGCAGGAATTTGGGATTGGTATGTGCAGACAGGTGAGGCATTTTTTAACGAAAGGTGGGCTGAAATTGTTGGATATACACTTGATGAACTTAAACCAATTAATATTCAAACATGGATTAACCTGACTCATACCAACGACTACAAACGGGCTGAAAAATTGTTAAACAAACATTTTGCAGGCGAAACTGAATTTTATGAGTGTCAACTGCGTATGAAACATAAGAAAGGTCACTGGGTGTGGATAGAAGACCGTGGGTGTGTTGTTGAATGGAGTAAGGACGGAAATAAACCCATAAGGATGACAGGCACCCATATTGATATTACGAATCGCAAAAATGCTGAAGATGCTATTATTCAATCAAAAATTCTTGCAGAAGAAGCAAATCGTACCAAATCGGAATTCCTTGCAAATATGAGCCATGAACTAAGGACTCCTCTTAATTCCATAATTGGTTATTCACAAATATTAGATCAAAACAGTTCTGGTAATCTGAATGAGAAAGAATTAAAGTATTTATCCAATATCTTCAATAGCGGAAGCCACTTGCTAGACTTAATAAATGACATTCTTGATATTTCAAAAGTTGAAGCTGGTAAGATGGATTATGAGCCTGAACAAATTAATCTGTCACAAACGATTAAAATCGTAATTGGTTTGGTAAAACCTCTGGCAATGAAAAAATCTATTAATCTCCAATTTATCAATACTACTGATTTTTTTGAAATATCTGCAGATAATGTAAAAGTTAAACAAATCCTGCATAACTTACTGAGTAATGCAATCAAATTCACACCTGTAAACGGAGAGGTAAAGGTTTGTTTGAGCACTGTTGGTAACACTGCCCAAATATCAGTTTCAGATACTGGAATTGGCATCCCAGAAAATAAACAAAAAAGTATATTTGATCCTTTCAAGCAAGCCGATTCTTCAACTAACAGGGAATATGGTGGTACTGGCCTGGGTCTTGCACTTGTGAAAAAATACGTGGAGATGCATGGTGGAGATATCTGGATAGAAAGTGAGGTCGGAAAAGGAAGTACTTTTACTTTCACGATTCCTTTAAATTAA
- a CDS encoding type IV pilin, with protein sequence MIKPASLFPSKSDDGIAPAIGIILMLIVTIILAAVVASQFLSSDVTDLQKPSFAAFEVTTETGIYNDNPEVPIVILQKTGGDQLSQEYEEDTHSGIQGTEIYLFDPVGKRHEVINSITMTGKEVETAERFYIFYYQHEYDGNFWITNDKVRVTEGVVQPFKPSGQWRLQIIDAYSNQVLLDKKLQL encoded by the coding sequence ATGATAAAGCCTGCCAGTTTGTTTCCTTCAAAGTCTGACGATGGAATTGCACCTGCTATTGGTATTATCCTCATGTTGATTGTGACAATAATACTGGCAGCAGTCGTTGCATCTCAATTTTTGAGTTCCGATGTAACAGACCTCCAAAAACCATCTTTCGCTGCATTTGAAGTAACAACTGAAACAGGAATTTATAATGACAACCCAGAGGTTCCTATTGTCATTTTACAAAAAACCGGAGGGGACCAGTTATCCCAGGAATATGAGGAGGATACTCATAGTGGGATACAAGGTACTGAAATATATCTGTTTGACCCCGTTGGCAAAAGGCATGAAGTAATCAATTCAATAACAATGACGGGAAAAGAAGTAGAAACAGCTGAAAGATTTTATATTTTTTATTATCAACATGAGTATGATGGAAATTTCTGGATAACAAATGATAAGGTAAGAGTGACAGAAGGAGTTGTACAACCTTTCAAACCTTCGGGTCAATGGCGTTTACAGATTATAGATGCCTATTCAAATCAAGTGTTGCTGGATAAAAAACTCCAACTATAA
- a CDS encoding multiheme c-type cytochrome: MLKIVVTLALLLFLLTGMAGAWQPETCKDCHLEKYEIWNSSAHAESLNSAGGSVVDIERCTECHVESSIKETWGREDVENTIEPITCEVCHLPPDEGYDAHLDTPSAHIPEVTLSAEMCGNCHRDSHHPFIEEWGEYDTESFEMESMASHSEPTDVAEPFILDRDNSCVACKSTDGAIPSLEDESIYGLNLNDVPQPEYVEEWRVTCVACHEPHSAEYRREGPLLCGNCHNGMGATADGMTTEIHHPNWEMYNDSIYNTGNHPEIGCSDCHMASRQYNDTTHETAVTGHTFDYEPELLFSLESSGECYDCHDEEFAEVIETRQDLIAQRIEELKSVQNNASVVLENLNGTASYETKLEDYNNAVFYMHFVEEDGSLGIHNMEKANEYLDKSDKLFNSVTETEEPVEQPGFEAIVAVFGLMFMFWIARKRD, translated from the coding sequence TTGCTCAAAATAGTTGTAACACTAGCTTTGTTATTATTCTTATTAACAGGTATGGCAGGGGCCTGGCAGCCAGAAACGTGCAAGGATTGTCATCTTGAAAAATATGAGATATGGAATTCTTCTGCACATGCAGAATCCTTAAACTCTGCAGGGGGGTCGGTTGTTGATATTGAAAGGTGTACTGAGTGTCATGTTGAATCTTCCATTAAAGAAACCTGGGGGAGGGAAGATGTGGAAAACACAATTGAACCAATCACCTGTGAAGTATGCCATCTCCCCCCGGATGAAGGCTATGATGCCCATCTGGACACTCCATCAGCCCATATCCCGGAAGTTACCCTTTCTGCTGAAATGTGTGGGAACTGCCACAGGGATTCCCACCATCCGTTCATCGAGGAATGGGGTGAATATGACACCGAAAGCTTTGAGATGGAGTCCATGGCAAGTCATTCCGAACCCACTGATGTGGCGGAACCCTTCATTCTGGACAGGGATAACTCATGTGTCGCATGCAAGAGCACTGATGGGGCTATTCCATCTCTGGAAGATGAAAGCATCTATGGCCTAAACCTGAATGATGTTCCACAACCTGAATATGTAGAAGAATGGCGTGTCACCTGTGTAGCCTGCCATGAACCACATTCCGCCGAATACCGTAGAGAAGGGCCTCTTCTTTGTGGAAATTGTCATAATGGTATGGGTGCCACGGCAGATGGCATGACTACGGAAATCCACCATCCCAACTGGGAAATGTATAACGATTCCATCTATAACACAGGCAACCACCCTGAGATCGGGTGTTCGGATTGTCATATGGCTTCAAGGCAGTACAATGACACCACACATGAAACAGCCGTGACAGGCCATACGTTCGATTATGAACCCGAACTGTTATTCAGTTTAGAATCATCCGGGGAATGCTATGATTGCCATGATGAAGAGTTTGCAGAGGTTATTGAAACAAGACAGGATTTGATTGCGCAAAGGATTGAAGAACTCAAAAGTGTACAGAACAATGCCAGTGTTGTTCTGGAAAATCTCAATGGTACGGCTTCCTATGAAACAAAACTTGAGGATTACAACAATGCAGTCTTTTACATGCATTTTGTTGAAGAGGACGGAAGTCTTGGCATTCACAACATGGAAAAGGCCAATGAATACCTGGACAAATCAGATAAATTATTCAATTCTGTAACTGAAACTGAAGAGCCTGTTGAGCAACCCGGATTTGAAGCAATTGTTGCAGTCTTTGGCCTGATGTTTATGTTCTGGATAGCAAGGAAAAGGGATTGA
- a CDS encoding DUF1638 domain-containing protein gives MPSLYIVSCRMFEDELVHIFEEEENTNLLIVENENTEGIERKLNELSIKYEKIAPENIDKYPGNKEDFIVVLHLLEFALDAEPSLLKDKVYKTIEDNGKYFDGILVFYGLCGNVLGSLEEDFAHLNIPVRILKDAYGNIVDDCICTAFGNRESYMEAMQGDERGEGTYFLTPMQAANWREMLVLAKLTPDPNNIEMTKTVFDYSGYKNVGKVDTGLHYEKDFEDTVEEFATLFDFKKRNFTGSTKITDQNYYSIKKDMLRENGQLEL, from the coding sequence ATGCCATCACTATACATTGTTTCCTGTCGTATGTTTGAGGATGAACTGGTACATATATTTGAGGAAGAAGAGAATACTAACCTTCTAATTGTTGAAAATGAAAATACAGAAGGTATCGAAAGAAAGCTAAATGAACTTTCTATAAAATACGAAAAAATAGCACCGGAAAATATTGATAAGTATCCAGGCAATAAGGAAGATTTCATTGTTGTATTGCATCTTCTCGAATTTGCACTGGATGCGGAACCTTCACTTCTCAAAGATAAAGTATACAAGACTATTGAAGACAACGGGAAATACTTCGATGGAATCCTTGTTTTTTACGGTCTTTGTGGCAATGTTCTTGGTTCACTCGAAGAAGATTTTGCCCATCTCAATATTCCAGTACGAATTCTCAAGGATGCTTACGGAAATATAGTAGATGACTGTATATGTACTGCATTCGGAAACAGGGAATCCTACATGGAAGCAATGCAGGGAGATGAAAGGGGAGAAGGGACATACTTCCTTACACCAATGCAGGCAGCTAACTGGAGAGAAATGCTTGTTCTCGCAAAACTTACGCCTGATCCCAACAATATTGAAATGACTAAAACTGTTTTTGATTATTCCGGCTATAAAAATGTAGGGAAAGTTGATACAGGTTTGCACTACGAAAAGGATTTCGAAGACACTGTTGAAGAATTTGCCACCCTTTTTGATTTCAAAAAACGTAACTTTACAGGTTCCACGAAAATTACTGATCAGAATTATTATTCAATAAAGAAGGATATGCTTAGAGAAAATGGACAGTTAGAATTGTAA
- a CDS encoding magnesium transporter → MDSDPEDYEYEEDIEAYYLGDYASIGSIVREVLPFELLATVGGVVAGLILSGMTEELQVIPGLLVITPAVLGMRGNISSTLGSRLGSAIHMGLITKIERNPELLNNIGGSLLLSLLLSFVLGLLGHFMTIALGLESAGALTLTLIAVMAGLSSGLILSVIATFFAIGMFRFGFDPDNVVTPSIATIGDIVSMFMLFLSAKVVLAI, encoded by the coding sequence ATGGATTCAGACCCTGAAGATTATGAATATGAAGAAGATATAGAAGCCTATTATCTCGGGGATTATGCAAGTATTGGTTCGATTGTAAGGGAAGTTCTTCCCTTTGAGCTTCTTGCTACTGTAGGAGGTGTTGTTGCAGGCCTCATTCTTTCTGGTATGACAGAAGAACTTCAGGTAATTCCCGGTTTGTTAGTGATAACTCCGGCAGTGCTTGGAATGCGGGGTAACATCTCCTCTACTCTGGGATCCCGTCTGGGCAGTGCAATACATATGGGTCTGATCACAAAAATCGAACGTAATCCTGAATTGCTCAACAATATTGGTGGTTCTCTTTTGCTCAGTTTGTTGCTCTCTTTTGTACTGGGTTTGTTGGGTCATTTTATGACAATTGCTCTGGGTCTGGAAAGTGCAGGTGCTTTAACCCTTACATTAATAGCCGTGATGGCAGGTTTGTCTTCAGGTTTGATTCTCTCTGTAATAGCGACGTTTTTTGCCATAGGCATGTTCAGGTTTGGCTTTGACCCGGATAATGTAGTCACGCCTTCTATAGCAACTATCGGTGATATCGTGTCTATGTTCATGCTATTTCTTTCTGCAAAGGTGGTGTTGGCAATATGA